Proteins encoded by one window of Phytohabitans houttuyneae:
- a CDS encoding MMPL family transporter yields MATDYDQTSQLPEDTESSQGFRDLQAGFPAGALNPTTVYLRSDGGRLDTATLDQFATKLKETPGVGGIMPARGGAQAAVSQDGSAARINLLLATSPYSNEALDLAGGELRDVAHANAPAGTTAYVGGASSIFADVRHANDRDLRVIFPVAGVLIAIILALLLRAVVAPIYLMLAVVLGFFSTLGATVLVFQGIGDRPGLSFMLPTILYLFVVAIGTDYNILMIARLREEARLGNDPRKSADLAVEHGGPSVASAGLILAGTFASMMLAGIAFLSEMGFAVSIGIAISAFVMSMFLVPSLTALLGHKAWWPGHGDAPGGHGQPAPDREPVGAGTRQ; encoded by the coding sequence ATGGCCACCGACTACGACCAGACCAGCCAGCTGCCCGAGGACACCGAGTCGTCACAGGGCTTCCGCGACCTGCAGGCCGGCTTCCCGGCGGGCGCGCTCAACCCCACGACGGTGTACCTGCGCAGCGACGGCGGGCGGCTCGACACGGCGACACTGGACCAGTTCGCGACGAAGCTCAAGGAGACGCCGGGCGTCGGCGGCATCATGCCGGCGCGCGGTGGCGCACAGGCGGCGGTGAGCCAGGACGGCTCGGCGGCGCGGATCAACCTGTTGCTCGCGACGAGCCCGTACTCGAACGAGGCGCTCGACCTCGCCGGCGGCGAGCTCCGCGACGTGGCGCACGCGAACGCGCCGGCAGGCACCACCGCGTACGTGGGCGGGGCCAGCTCGATCTTCGCGGACGTCCGTCACGCCAACGACCGCGACCTGCGGGTCATCTTCCCGGTCGCGGGCGTGCTGATCGCGATCATCCTGGCCCTGCTGCTGAGGGCCGTGGTGGCACCGATCTACCTGATGCTCGCGGTGGTGCTCGGCTTCTTCAGCACGCTGGGCGCCACGGTGCTTGTCTTCCAGGGCATCGGCGACCGGCCCGGCCTGTCGTTCATGCTGCCCACGATCTTGTACCTCTTCGTGGTGGCGATCGGCACCGACTACAACATCCTGATGATCGCCCGACTCCGCGAGGAGGCGAGACTCGGCAACGACCCGCGCAAGTCCGCCGACCTCGCGGTGGAGCACGGCGGCCCCTCGGTCGCCTCGGCGGGCCTCATCCTGGCGGGCACCTTCGCCTCGATGATGCTGGCCGGCATCGCGTTCCTGAGCGAGATGGGCTTCGCGGTCTCGATCGGCATCGCGATCTCCGCGTTCGTGATGTCGATGTTCCTGGTGCCGAGCCTGACCGCGCTGCTGGGTCACAAGGCGTGGTGGCCCGGCCACGGCGACGCACCGGGCGGCCACGGCCAGCCCGCGCCCGACCGCGAGCCGGTGGGGGCCGGCACGCGCCAGTAG